A window of Alphaproteobacteria bacterium genomic DNA:
GCGTTCTTCTGGATCGGCCAGCGCGCCGGCGTGCAGACCGGCACGCATATCGCCTTCTTCGCGCCGGACAGGGCGGTGGTCGACCGCTTCTACGCCGAGGCGATGGCGGCCGGCGGTCGCGACAACGGCGCCCCCGGGCTGCGGCCGCGCTATCACGCGCACTACTACGGCGCCTTCGTCCTCGATCCCGACGGCCACAATATCGAGGCCGTGTGCCGCATCTCGCCACGTTGACAGGGACTGACCAGCCCCGCATGCTGGAAACGCTGCTGCAGGGCGCAACGGCATGACGCCGGAGGGGCAATGCCCACCTGCTCATCCGTCACCATTGCGCCCATGCCGAATCTCGAAAACATCCGCAAGCAGGCCAAGCTCTATGTGCGCTGGCACCGCGACGGCCATCACACCGTCGCGGCGCAGATCCGGGCCGTGCTGCCGCGCTTCCGCGATCTCGACGATCGCCAGGTGCTGGCACACAGCTTCCGGCTCACCGACGCCCAGGAGCTGGTGGCGCGCCAGCAGGGATTCGAGAGCTGGCAGGCGCTCACATCAGGAGTGCATGCCGTGACCGACCAGACAGCCAGGCCGTCGACGACGCCCGAACTTCGGGCCGCCGAGCCCAACCTCGTTGTCCGCGACTTCTCCGCCAGCCTTGCCCTGTTCACCGACAAGCTCGGCTTCGACACCGTCTTCACCTACGGCGAGCCGCCCTATTACGGCCAGTTCCGGCGCGGCGCCGCGGTGGTGAACCTTCGCCTCGTCTGCGATCCGGTCTTCGTCGACGGCATCCGCGAGCGCGAGGAGATTCTCGGCGCGTCGTTCACCGTCGGCACGGCGGCGGACATCAAGGCCCTGTTCCTCGAGTTCCAGGCGGCCGGCGTCGACTTCTTCCAGGCGCTGCGAGGGGAGCCGTGGGGCGCCCGCAGCTTCATCGTGCGCGACCTCGATGGCAATCTGCTGCTGTTCGCCGGACCAGCATCATGAGCTACGTCTTCGACCTCGGCTGCGCCGAGACCAACGCCGACCCGTTCCCGGAGTTCGCGCGGCTGCGCGAGCAGGATCCGGTGCATTGGTCGCCGGCGATGAAGGCGTGGATCGTCACGCGCTACGACGACGTCAGGCGCGTGGCGCTGAACAACAGGGAGCTCTCGGCCGACCGGCTGACGCCGTTCTTCAAGGCCAACCCGGAGTACCAGCGCGGCGGGATCGAGAACCTGGCGCGCTACCTCAATCACTGGATGGTGTTCAAGGACCCGCCCGACCACACGCGCCTGCGCCGGCTGTTCAACAAGGTGTTCACGCCGAGCGCGGTCGAGAATCTGCGGCCCAGCATCGAGAGCATCGTCGCCCGTCTGCTCGACGGCATGGCGGCGAAGGCCGCGCGCGGCGAGCCGGTCGACTACATCGCCGACTTCGCCTATCCGCTGCCGGCCAGCGTGATCATGGACATGCTGGGCGTGCCGCGCGCCGACCTGCAGCGGGTCAAAGTGTGGTCGGACGACATCGCGCTGTTCATCGGCACCGCCCAGGTCGCCGGCAACAAGTACCTGCGCGCCGAGCAGGGCGCGCGGCTGATGGCCGCCTACTTCCGCGGCCTGGTCGAGGCGCGCACCGCGGAACCGGCCGGCGACATGGTGAGCCAGCTGGTGCTGGCGCGCGACGAGAAGGACGCGCTG
This region includes:
- a CDS encoding VOC family protein; this translates as MLDHVSLGVTDIERSKAFYDRALRPLGVERLYTEGEADAGYGVHPKAFFWIGQRAGVQTGTHIAFFAPDRAVVDRFYAEAMAAGGRDNGAPGLRPRYHAHYYGAFVLDPDGHNIEAVCRISPR
- a CDS encoding VOC family protein, with protein sequence MPNLENIRKQAKLYVRWHRDGHHTVAAQIRAVLPRFRDLDDRQVLAHSFRLTDAQELVARQQGFESWQALTSGVHAVTDQTARPSTTPELRAAEPNLVVRDFSASLALFTDKLGFDTVFTYGEPPYYGQFRRGAAVVNLRLVCDPVFVDGIREREEILGASFTVGTAADIKALFLEFQAAGVDFFQALRGEPWGARSFIVRDLDGNLLLFAGPAS
- a CDS encoding cytochrome P450, giving the protein MSYVFDLGCAETNADPFPEFARLREQDPVHWSPAMKAWIVTRYDDVRRVALNNRELSADRLTPFFKANPEYQRGGIENLARYLNHWMVFKDPPDHTRLRRLFNKVFTPSAVENLRPSIESIVARLLDGMAAKAARGEPVDYIADFAYPLPASVIMDMLGVPRADLQRVKVWSDDIALFIGTAQVAGNKYLRAEQGARLMAAYFRGLVEARTAEPAGDMVSQLVLARDEKDALSTDEVIGTAILLLFAGHETTTNLIGNGFLCSMRFRDQWERLRADPSLAPSAVEEWLRYDGPSGALARVASADMEFAGRTIRSGQRVFAFMNAANRDPLAFADAERFDIGRDPNPHLTFGHGIHFCLGAPLARLEAQIAAMRLAERHPDIRLAGGAPDWHDSLILRGVKALPVVLA